Sequence from the bacterium genome:
GAGCTGCAGTTCCGGACGCAAGGAAGATATCCAGGCCGAGAAAGGTGCCCACTTCTTCGGAATTACCCAACCGATTTCCGTTTTCAAAGAATTCACTAACACTCCGGTCTGCAAGCCGACTCAGACCGGACGCGGAGACGCCGACCACGAATGGGGTCGCATTGCGTGTCGAAAAAAGACGCATGGAATTCTTACCGAGGTCCTTCACGAAATCTTTCGCGACGTTTTCGTGCGCTTGAGCCGATTCTTCCGAATAGGCTGGTAGCGCCGCTACTGCGCAGAAAAGAATCGTAAGCAGACAGGCGAAAAGAAATCCGCAAAACAATTCAAATGCCCGGCGCATGTTTTGACGCTTCATTGCCACTTCCCCCCATCAGGTTGTTCCTATCATAACTCAAAACAGTTCAACAATTCCCAGTTGGGTTATGATACTTATGAAAAAAAGCATGATCGATAAGATTCTGACCTCTGGGAAATTTTTTCTGATTTCGGGTCCCTGTGTAATCGAAGAAGAAAAGGTCATGTTTACCACTGCGGAAAAATTAAAAAGCATCTCGCACCGGCTAAATCTCCCTATGATATTCAAATCATCATTCATGAAAGATAACCGCAGCTCTGTGGATTTCTATCAGGGTCCCGGAATCGATGAGGGTTTGAAAATGTTGCAAAGAATCAAAGAACAATTTTCATTGCCGGTACTTTCGGATGTTCATTTTCCAGAACAGGTAAAACCTGCTGCACAGGTCCTGGATGTAATTCAAATTCCTGCTTTTTTGTGCATGCAGACAACGCTGGTAGTGGAGGCTGCTAAATCAGGAAAAGCAATCAACATCAAGCACGGCCAGTTTACAGCCCCGGCG
This genomic interval carries:
- the kdsA gene encoding 3-deoxy-8-phosphooctulonate synthase, with amino-acid sequence MKKSMIDKILTSGKFFLISGPCVIEEEKVMFTTAEKLKSISHRLNLPMIFKSSFMKDNRSSVDFYQGPGIDEGLKMLQRIKEQFSLPVLSDVHFPEQVKPAAQVLDVIQIPAFLCMQTTLVVEAAKSGKAINIKHGQFTAPANMIHPIRKIESQGNKKIILTERGYAFGYNDLIVDPRSFYELNRFGYPVVFDITHSVRKYGIPSADPAGGMRQYLPALGRAGVAAGVDGIFMEVHPDPAVAKCDGASQMKLADLEEFIKPLIEIHQIEKQCR